A genome region from Macaca nemestrina isolate mMacNem1 chromosome 20, mMacNem.hap1, whole genome shotgun sequence includes the following:
- the LOC105485761 gene encoding GTP-binding protein Di-Ras1 → MPEQSNDYRVVVFGAGGVGKSSLVLRFVKGTFRDTYIPTIEDTYRQVISCDKSVCTLQITDTTGSHQFPAMQRLSISKGHAFILVFSVTSKQSLEELGPIYKLIVQIKGSVEDIPVMLVGNKCDETQREVDTREAQAVAQEWKCAFMETSAKMNYNVKELFQELLTLETRRNMSLNIDGKRSGKQKRTDRVKGKCTLM, encoded by the coding sequence ATGCCCGAACAGAGCAATGACTACCGCGTGGTGGTGTTTGGGGCGGGCGGCGTGGGCAAGAGCTCACTGGTGCTGCGTTTCGTGAAGGGCACGTTCCGCGACACGTACATCCCCACCATCGAGGACACCTACCGGCAGGTGATCAGCTGCGACAAGAGCGTGTGCACGCTGCAGATCACAGACACCACCGGCAGCCACCAGTTCCCGGCCATGCAGCGCTTGTCCATCTCTAAGGGCCACGCCTTCATCCTGGTGTTCTCGGTCACCAGCAAGCAGTCGCTGGAGGAGCTGGGGCCCATCTACAAGCTCATCGTGCAGATCAAGGGCAGCGTGGAGGACATCCCCGTGATGCTCGTGGGCAACAAGTGCGACGAGACGCAGCGGGAGGTGGACACGCGCGAGGCGCAGGCGGTGGCCCAGGAGTGGAAGTGCGCCTTCATGGAGACCTCGGCCAAGATGAACTACAACGTCAAGGAGCTCTTCCAGGAGCTGCTGACGCTGGAGACCCGCCGGAACATGAGCCTCAACATCGACGGCAAGCGCTCCGGGAAGCAGAAGAGGACAGACCGCGTCAAGGGCAAATGCACCCTCATGTGA